One segment of Neodiprion fabricii isolate iyNeoFabr1 chromosome 1, iyNeoFabr1.1, whole genome shotgun sequence DNA contains the following:
- the LOC124188096 gene encoding carbonic anhydrase 3-like: MNNQPSRKQLGQSPINLDEENVIGIQLPPLIMSGHWSQDGYTTLVNTGSTARITLGGERIPATIRGGPFGGDVYQLDEVTFRWGSADCMGAEHTLNGTWFTMEAQALHWNLRYGALEKCWDKRDGLAICAYFLQVYQLPAWEENPLFSKITDNLDKVIQPGISAKITPNSLCWMRQACQTPGYYTYQGSITTSPYHECVTWIIFPEPVRISEHQARMFRSLRNKYGSCIRENHRPVQHLNGRTVYYAS, encoded by the exons atgaataatcaacCCA GTAGGAAACAGTTAGGTCAGTCCCCCATAAATCTGGATGAAGAGAATGTCATCGGGATCCAGCTCCCACCGTTAATCATGAGCGGACATTGGAGCCAAGATGGCTACACCACGCTCGTTAACACGGGATCAACTG CACGTATCACCCTTGGGGGTGAGAGAATTCCAGCAACCATTCGCGGCGGGCCTTTCGGAGGCGACGTATATCAACTCGACGAAGTCACATTTCGTTGGGGTTCGGCGGACTGCATGGGAGCTGAGCACACGTTAAACGGCACGTGGTTCACAATGGAAGCCCAAGCCCTTCACTGGAATTTGCGATATGGTGCTTTGGAGAAGTGTTGGGACAAGCGAGATGGCCTTGCCATTTGTGCCTATTTTCTTCAGGTTTATCAGCTACCAGCCTGGGAGGAGAATCCCCTCTTCAGCAAAATCACTGACAACTTGGACAAGGTCATTCAGCCCGGAATATCCGCGAAGATAACTCCAA ATTCGTTGTGCTGGATGAGGCAGGCCTGCCAGACACCGGGATACTACACGTATCAAGGCTCGATCACAACGTCTCCGTATCACGAGTGCGTCACTTGGATAATTTTTCCGGAACCTGTAAGGATATCGGAACATCAGGCAAGGATGTTCCGTAGTTTACGGAATAAATATGGCAGCTGCATACGCGAAAACCATCGGCCCGTTCAACACCTCAACGGACGAACAGTTTACTATGCTAGTTGA
- the LOC124188094 gene encoding carbonic anhydrase 1-like: MPGNQTRALRRRSMRRQASLRNIASTECCKLSCRAGLRSSKAIKNGAMQLKNDGTICTHIKGPTGQSPVDLAPTEVVRNEEFPPLKMTGHWTPLGSAFMYNTGNTAEIRMSLDRPPAILSGGPLKDEYEFAQLHFHWGASNCHGAEHSLNGKLFSMEAHAVHFNKRYETFENCLDKRDGVVVVGYFLQVVGDDRTEDHPQFAKVTDHLHHVVEPNTKAELPHDALAWMKKGRCLCSGYYTYHGSLTTPPYNECVTWILFPDPIRITKRQAELFRNMKSHSGGCITANFRPVQGLNGREIFFGS; encoded by the exons ATGCCTGGAAATCAGACTCGCGCTTTACGTCGTCGTTCCATGCGACGCCAGGCTAGCCTTCGGAACATCGCAAGCACCGAGTGTTGCAAATTGTCTTGCCGAGCAG GCCTCCGTTCATCTAAAGCCATCAAAAATGGAGCCATGCAATTAAAAAACGACGGAACGATCTGCACACATATCAAAG GACCTACTGGTCAGTCTCCCGTTGATTTGGCACCTACTGAAGTGGTACGTAACGAGGAGTTTCCACCACTTAAAATGACAGGACACTGGACTCCACTTGGAAGCGCTTTCATGTACAACACGGGAAACACAG CCGAGATTAGGATGAGCCTCGACCGACCGCCTGCCATTTTGTCCGGAGGACCTCTGAAGGACGAGTACGAATTCGCACAGTTGCACTTTCACTGGGGAGCCAGTAACTGTCATGGTGCTGAACACTCTCTCAACGGAAAATT GTTCTCGATGGAAGCACACGCGGTGCATTTCAACAAAAGATATGAGACTTTTGAAAACTGCTTGGACAAGCGTGAcggtgttgttgttgttggctACTTTCTGCAAGTTGTAGGCGATGACAGAACTGAGGATCATCCCCAATTCGCAAAAGTTACGGACCACCTCCATCACGTAGTAGAGCCTAACACGAAGGCAGAACTTCCGCATG ACGCTTTAGCCTGGATGAAGAAGGGTCGGTGTCTCTGTAGTGGGTACTACACGTATCACGGCTCTCTGACCACACCACCCTACAACGAATGTGTAACGTGGATCCTGTTCCCGGACCCAATAAGGATCACGAAAAGACAGGCCGAGCTTTTCCGCAACATGAAGTCCCACTCGGGAGGCTGCATTACCGCCAACTTCCGCCCTGTTCAAGGCCTAAACGGaagggaaatattttttggaagTTAA